In Nicotiana tabacum cultivar K326 chromosome 17, ASM71507v2, whole genome shotgun sequence, one DNA window encodes the following:
- the LOC107766159 gene encoding COBRA-like protein 10: MKMVSKTTIVYIILFSVTIKAQDYDGNSPPAPPPAENDCNGIFLSYVFISRTKELPHLKNASAQAWAFKAMATVLNAGIYELKNWKVFIGFQNRELLVSASNAVLVNGDDFPAPVGNGTYLAGYPQTDLKTSIDTAGDYTQIQAEIELTGTQFGIRPPGYPMPKTIKLVNDGYKCPAPIRKSTTMHVCCVKDPKFKAKNFTTKYFPRQNGDLLISYDVMQAYPNNYQAQVTIQNNNPLGRLDQWNLTWEWMRGEFIYSMRGAYTRKKDYSDCVYGAAGQYYQDFDFSKVLNCEKKPTIADLPPDRAQDKDVGMLPFCCRNGSIMPSVMNETNSKSVFQLQVYKLPPDLNLTALYPPEKWKIIGVLNPDYKCGQALRVDETQFSDPSGLQATVTAIASWQVVCNITKPKERANRCCVSYTAYYNDSVIPCGTCACGCDSSVKCNQKAPALFLPPETLLVPFANRTEKSVYWAKLKHYQVPRPLPCGDNCGVSINWHVDSNYKTGWTARITIFNWEEINFVDWFVGIQFKKTGSGFAQAYSFNGTLLRNMNDTVFLTGLPGLNYLIAETDGQKPGDPRVPGKQQSVLKFDKKHLGGIDIVNGDGFPTMLLFNGEECALPTHLLSANGRKRRANSWLIAIITLLTFLLMLKDLQ, translated from the exons ATGAAGATGGTCTCAAAAACCACAATCGTTTACATAATCTTGTTTTCTGTCACTATTAAGGCACAAGATTATGATGGTAATTCACCACCTGCACCTCCCCCTGCAGAAAATGACTGCAATGGCATTTTCTTATCCTATGTATTCATCTCTAGAACCAAAGAGCTTCCCCATTTAAAGAATGCAAGTGCACAGGCCTGGGCCTTTAAGGCTATGGCAACAGTACTTAATGCTGGTATATATGAGCTCAAGAACTGGAAAGTCTTCATCGGGTTTCAAAATCGCGAACTCTTAGTCTCAGCTAGTAATGCTGTGTTAGTAAATGGTGATGATTTCCCAGCTCCTGTTGGTAATGGAACTTACCTAGCTGGCTATCCTCAGACAGATTTGAAAACGTCGATTGATACTGCTGGTGATTATACACAAATTCAAGCCGAGATTGAGTTAACAGGTACTCAGTTTGGAATCAGGCCACCGGGCTATCCCATGCCTAAAACTATTAAGCTTGTCAATGATGGATACAAATGTCCAGCACCTATTCGAAAAT CAACAACAATGCACGTTTGCTGTGTAAAAGATCCAAAATTTAAGGCGAAGAATTTCACAACCAAGTATTTCCCACGCCAAAATGGTGATCTTTTGATCTCTTATGATGTTATGCAAGCCTATCCGAATAACTATCAAGCACAAGTGACCATACAAAATAATAATCCTTTGGGACGCCTTGATCAGTGGAATTTAACTTGGGAATGGATGAGAGGAGAATTCATCTACTCAATGAGGGGTGCATATACTCGCAAAAAGGACTACTCGGATTGTGTCTATGGTGCTGCAGGACAGTACTATCAAGACTTTGATTTTTCTAAAGTACTGAACTGTGAAAAGAAGCCAACTATAGCTGATTTGCCTCCGGATAGAGCTCAAGATAAAGATGTTGGGATGTTACCATTCTGCTGCAGAAATGGTAGCATCATGCCAAGTGTAATGAATGAAACCAATTCAAAGTCTGTTTTTCAGTTACAGGTATATAAGCTTCCACCAGATTTGAATCTAACAGCTCTTTACCCTCCTGAGAAATGGAAAATCATCGGTGTTCTTAATCCGGATTATAAATGTGGACAAGCCTTAAGAGTAGACGAGACACAATTCTCGGATCCAAGTGGACTTCAAGCTACTGTCACAGCTATTGCAAGTTGGCAAGTAGTCTGCAATATCACCAAGCCAAAGGAAAGAGCGAACAGGTGCTGTGTTTCTTACACTGCCTATTACAATGATTCTGTAATTCCCTGCGGCACTTGTGCATGTGGCTGTgatagttctgttaaatgcaatCAAAAAGCACCAGCACTTTTTCTTCCCCCAGAAACACTATTGGTTCCATTCGCGAATAGAACAGAGAAATCCGTATATTGGGCTAAACTAAAGCACTATCAGGTCCCTAGGCCGTTACCTTGTGGTGACAACTGCGGGGTTAGCATAAATTGGCATGTTGATTCAAACTATAAAACAGGATGGACTGCTCGGATTACTATATTCAATTGGGAAGAAATCAATTTCGTGGACTGGTTCGTCGGGATCCAGTTCAAGAAAACTGGTTCTGGCTTTGCGCAAGCTTACTCTTTCAATGGAACTTTACTTCGAAATATGAATGACACAGTTTTCTTGACAGGACTACCTGGTTTAAATTACTTGATAGCAGAAACAGATGGACAGAAACCTGGAGACCCTAGAGTACCCGGAAAGCAACAATCCGTCCTTAAATTTGATAAGAAACATTTAGGAGGTATTGATATAGTAAATGGGGATGGATTTCCAACTATGTTGCTATTCAATGGAGAAGAATGTGCACTTCCCACTCATCTCTTGTCAGCAAATGGAAGAAAACGGCGTGCAAATTCTTGGCTAATCGCCATCATAACATTGTTAACCTTCTTGCTGATGCTAAAAGACCTGCAATGA
- the LOC142171601 gene encoding uncharacterized protein LOC142171601 isoform X1 — MVAFSVITCLLYLKCFNKDNGQCSSKLRRINSFYIKRQRNWFFTFVWCFYLCSVSYLSRGLLLPWSFAHSSMGTKMKGIYKYISNIFVVKEREIEIGYPTDVKHVAHIGWDGQSGNAPSWMNEFKTGPDFAATSIGNSGSAHSPWASQDYTESMRQQPASELYRDVAPPKKQKRRKAKSTSSPRSGSSSSSRSSRAEKSKAKFVEGNAKPVNIEVA, encoded by the exons ATGGTTGCTTTTTCAGTTATAACATGTTTATTATACCTGAAATGCTTCAACAAAGATAATGGCCAATGCAGCAGCAAGTTGAGGAGAATTAACAGCTTTTATATAAAAAG GCAAAGGAATTGGTTCTTCACATTTGTGTGGTGCTTCTATCTGTGTTCTGTTTCATATCTGAGCAGAGGGTTATTGTTGCCTTGGAGTTTTGCTCACTCTTCTATGGGAACCAAAATGAAGGGGATCTACAAATATATCTCTAATATTTTTG TTGTGAAGGAGAGGGAGATAGAGATAGGATATCCAACTGATGTAAAGCATGTGGCACATATTGGTTGGGATGGACAATCAGGCAATGCCCCCAGTTGG ATGAATGAATTCAAGACTGGGCCTGATTTTGCAGCAACTTCTATTGGTAATTCTGGTTCTGCACATTCTCCATGGGCATCTCAAG ATTACACAGAATCAATGAGACAGCAACCAGCATCTGAGCTTTACAGGGACGTAGCACCTCCTAAGAAACAGAAGCGGAGGAAGGCCAAGTCAACATCCTCTCCCAGGTCAGGTTCATCATCCTCATCAAGGTCATCACGAGCAGAAAAGTCCAAGGCTAAATTCGTCGAAGGCAATGCTAAACCAGTGAACATAGAAGTGGCTTAA
- the LOC142171601 gene encoding CRIB domain-containing protein RIC10-like isoform X2: MVAFSVITCLLYLKCFNKDNGQCSSKLRRINSFYIKRGLLLPWSFAHSSMGTKMKGIYKYISNIFVVKEREIEIGYPTDVKHVAHIGWDGQSGNAPSWMNEFKTGPDFAATSIGNSGSAHSPWASQDYTESMRQQPASELYRDVAPPKKQKRRKAKSTSSPRSGSSSSSRSSRAEKSKAKFVEGNAKPVNIEVA; this comes from the exons ATGGTTGCTTTTTCAGTTATAACATGTTTATTATACCTGAAATGCTTCAACAAAGATAATGGCCAATGCAGCAGCAAGTTGAGGAGAATTAACAGCTTTTATATAAAAAG AGGGTTATTGTTGCCTTGGAGTTTTGCTCACTCTTCTATGGGAACCAAAATGAAGGGGATCTACAAATATATCTCTAATATTTTTG TTGTGAAGGAGAGGGAGATAGAGATAGGATATCCAACTGATGTAAAGCATGTGGCACATATTGGTTGGGATGGACAATCAGGCAATGCCCCCAGTTGG ATGAATGAATTCAAGACTGGGCCTGATTTTGCAGCAACTTCTATTGGTAATTCTGGTTCTGCACATTCTCCATGGGCATCTCAAG ATTACACAGAATCAATGAGACAGCAACCAGCATCTGAGCTTTACAGGGACGTAGCACCTCCTAAGAAACAGAAGCGGAGGAAGGCCAAGTCAACATCCTCTCCCAGGTCAGGTTCATCATCCTCATCAAGGTCATCACGAGCAGAAAAGTCCAAGGCTAAATTCGTCGAAGGCAATGCTAAACCAGTGAACATAGAAGTGGCTTAA